A single region of the Cucumis melo cultivar AY chromosome 3, USDA_Cmelo_AY_1.0, whole genome shotgun sequence genome encodes:
- the LOC103496449 gene encoding kinesin-like protein KIN-UC: protein MASNGGGFGGISGNGLRSSLKSDRQAGVHHHHHIPLSPAHNSSSSFSIAASKSVGHGQSLSSAVRNKSSTASRRSLTPNSRSLSFDGDEDSQRVRVAVRVRPRNAEDLLSDADFADCVELQPELKRLKLRKNNWSSESYRFDEVFTESASQRRVYEVVAKPVVESVLNGYNGTIMAYGQTGTGKTYTLGRMGKEDASERGIMVRALEDIIANVSPTSDSVEISYLQLYMESIQDLLAPEKVNIPINEDPKTGEVSAPGATVVKIQDIDHFLHLLEISESNRHAANTKLNTESSRSHAILMVYVRRAVSKRNEDMTASQGNANDHAIDILGGNGIPMIRKSKLLVVDLAGSERINKSGSEGHLLEEAKFINLSLTSLGKCINALAENSSHIPTRDSKLTRLLRDSFGGSARTSLIITIGPSSRYHAETASTIMFGQRAMKIVNMIKLKEEFDYESLCRKLENQVDNLTAEVDRQQKLRECEKYKLEKELRDCQASFAEAENSLITRSEFLEKENTRMEKEMADLLIELNRQRDRNDLMCDKVSHLEMSLEHSKQHQLENYSYQKVLADTTQMYEKNIADLKKQLEVEHARSVSGKEELEVMKKILSDHKKSIQHHETENSAYKKALAEAAQRFEKKIAELTKQLEDKNAHVEVIEEQLHSAKSCLSNHQNSMQEEIEDLKEKLRRSCQSHEGILTEFQSLKSEHKNLVEEKEKLKEELYITRQKLLSEEKQRKTVENELAKIKRSVPTSENDFEDKKSYMKDNIHREPSNLASSMGFHKAGQLKETNSGQRATIAKICEEVGLQKILQLLTSTDSDVQVHAVKVVANLAAEDSNQEKIVDEGGLDALLMLLQSSRNMTILRVASGAIANLAMNERNQAVIMSKGGAQLLARTASRTDDPQTLRMVAGALANLCGNEKLHKMLKDDGGIKALLEMVTSGNNDVIAQVARGMANFAKCESRGIVQGRKKGRSLLMEDGALTWLISNSHTSSASTRRHIELALCHLAQNEENAVDFVNSDGVRELERISRESNKEDIRNLARKMLKLNPTFQAQAH from the exons ATGGCTTCAAATGGTGGTGGTTTTGGTGGTATTAGCGGTAATGGTTTAAGGTCTTCTTTGAAGTCCGACAGGCAAGCCGGcgttcatcatcatcatcatattCCGCTTTCTCCTGCTCATAATagctcttcttctttctccatTGCTGCTTCGAAAAGTGTTGGTCATGGACAGAGTCTTAGTTCTGCTGTTCGTAATAAATCGTCTACTGCTTCTCGACGCTCTCTTACTCCTAATTCAAGGTCTCTTTCGTTTGACGGCGATGAAG ATTCTCAACGGGTGAGAGTGGCTGTTAGAGTTCGACCTAGAAATGCTGAGGATCTTCTTTCGGATGCAGATTTTGCTGATTGTGTTGAATTACAACCAGAG CTGAAGCGGTTGAAATTGAGAAAAAACAACTGGAGTTCTGAGTCATATCGATTTGATGAAGTTTTTACGGAATCCGCTTCTCAAAGGCGTGTATATGAAGTGGTGGCAAAACCCGTTGTTGAG AGCGTGCTAAATGGATATAATGGCACAATTATGGCTTACGGTCAAACAGGTACTGGTAAGACTTACACACTTGGAAGGATGGGTAAAGAAGATGCGTCCGAGCGTGGTATCATGGTTAGAGCTTTGGAGGACATAATTGCTAATGTATCTCCTACTTCAGATAGCGTGGAAATTTCCTATTTGCAG TTGTATATGGAATCCATTCAAGATTTGCTTGCTCCCGAAAAGGTTAACATCCCAATTAATGAAGATCCCAAAACTGGAGAAGTATCAGCTCCTGGTGCTACTGTCGTCAAAATTCAAGATATAGATCACTTTTTACATTTACTGGAGATTAGTGAGTCTAATCGCCATGCAGCCAATACAAAACTGAATACAGAAAGTTCACGAAGTCATGCAATTCTCATG GTTTATGTACGAAGGGCGGTCAGCAAAAGAAATGAAGATATGACTGCTTCCCAAGGGAATGCAAATGACCATGCAATTGATATTCTAGGTGGTAATGGGATACCAATGATTCGGAAAAGCAAGCTCCTGGTCGTGGATCTAGCAGGATCAGAAAGAATAAATAAATCTG GAAGTGAAGGTCATTTACTCGAAGAAGCAAAATTTATCAATCTTTCTCTCACTTCCCTCGGAAAATGTATCAATGCATTGGCGGAAAACAGCTCCCATATACCCACCAGAGATTCTAAGCTTACAAGACTTCTTCGTGATTCTTTTGGAG GTTCTGCTAGGACTTCTCTCATTATAACAATTGGACCATCTTCAAGATACCATGCAGAAACTGCTAGCACAATAATGTTTGGACAACGT GCAATGAAGATTGTCAACATGATAAAACTTAAAGAAGAATTTGATTATGAAAGTTTATGCCGAAAGCTTGAAAATCAAGTTGACAATCTCACTGCAGAAGTGGATAGGCAGCAAAAATTAAGAGAATGTGAGAAATACAAACTGGAAAAAGAGCTGAGAGATTGTCAAGCCTCCTTTGCTGAAGCAGAAAATAGTTTAATTACAAGGTCTGAG TTTCTAGAGAAGGAGAATACGCGAATGGAAAAGGAGATGGCAGATTTATTAATCGAGTTGAACCGTCAAAGAGATCGCAATGACCTAATGTGTGATAAAGTTAGTCATCTGGAGATGAGTTTAGAACACAGTAAG CAACATCAACTTGAAAACTACTCGTATCAGAAAGTTTTGGCCGATACTACTCAAATGTATGAGAAGAATATAGCAGATTTGAAGAAACAGCTGGAAGTTGAACATGCTCGTTCTGTAAGTGGCAAGGAAGAGTTAGAAGTTATGAAGAAGATCTTGTCTGATCACAAGAAGTCGATTCAG CATCATGAAACAGAAAATTCAGCGTATAAGAAGGCACTTGCAGAAGCGGCTCAGAGATTTGAGAAGAAAATTGCAGAACTAACTAAACAGTTGGAGGATAAGAATGCTCATGTTGAAGTTATAGAAGAACAGCTACATTCGGCAAAGAGCTGCCTAAGTAATCATCAAAATTCAATGCAG GAAGAAATCGAAGACCTCAAGGAAAAGTTAAGACGTTCATGCCAGTCACATGAAGGCATTCTCACTGAATTCCAATCCTTGAAGTCGGAGCATAAAAATCTAGTGGAAGAGAAG gaaaaactGAAGGAAGAACTTTATATCACGAGGCAAAAACTTCTGTCAGAAGAGAAGCAGAGGAAAACTGTCGAAAATGAATTGGCTAAAATAAAAAGGAGTGTACCCACGAGTGAGAATGATTTTGAG GATAAGAAATCGTACATGAAGGATAATATACACAGAGAACCCTCCAACTTAGCATCTTCCATGGGTTTTCACAAGGCGGGTCAATTGAAAGAGACCAATTCTGGTCAACGTGCAACAATTGCAAAAATATGTGAAGAAG TTGGTCTTCAGAAGATTCTACAATTATTGACTTCCACAGACTCTGATGTCCAAGTCCATGCTGTGAAGGTGGTGGCCAATCTTGCTGCTGAAG ATTCAAATCAGGAAAAAATCGTAGATGAAGGTGGCTTGGATGCTTTACTTATGCTATTGCAATCATCTAGAAATATGACAATTCTCAGAGTGGCTTCGGGAGCTATTGCCAATTTAGCAATGAACG AGAGGAATCAAGCCGTAATAATGAGCAAAGGGGGTGCCCAGCTATTGGCAAGAACAGCATCCAGAACAGACGATCCCCAAACTCTTCGCATGGTTGCTGGCGCCCTTGCTAATTTATGTGGAAATG AAAAGTTGCACAAGATGCTAAAGGATGACGGAGGTATTAAAGCTCTTCTGGAAATGGTTACATCCGGCAATAATGATGTTATTGCTCAAGTTGCAAGGGGAATGGCAAATTTTGCTAAATGTGAATCAAGGGGAATTGTTCAAG GACGCAAGAAAGGCCGTTCTCTGCTAATGGAGGATGGTGCCCTTACGTGGTTAATTAGCAATTCTCATACAAGTTCTGCATCGACTCGGCGCCATATCGAGCTTGCCTTGTGTCATTTAGCGCAAAATG AGGAAAATGCAGTAGATTTTGTAAACAGCGATGGAGTGAGAGAATTGGAGCGAATATCACGAGAATCAAATAAAGAGGATATCCGTAACTTAGCGAGGAAAATGCTGAAGCTAAACCCTACATTTCAGGCTCAGGCTCATTAA
- the LOC103496448 gene encoding putative ribosomal large subunit pseudouridine synthase SVR1, chloroplastic isoform X1, with amino-acid sequence MVSLASSSLSFLSKPSLIFNPIRAIPRISCSLSSNSTPNASSSSSFEFNITFAPPKPKPKSEVEDPFQFIDRNTGGQLFIPWIVRGEDGNLKLQSHPPTRFLHSMSEDETKPKKKKVSAGKPITEPPKHSKAARRFYNENIRESSQRLSKVLAAAGVASRRSSEELIFGGRVTVNGSVCNTPQTRVDPARDIIYVNGNRLPKKLPPKVYLALNKPKGYICSSGKKESKSVISLFDDYLKSWDKTYPGQPKPRLFTVGRLDVATTGLIIVTNDGDFAQSISHPSSGLSKEYIAAIDGDVSKQNLIAISEGTTIDGVHCTPDSVELLPRQPDISRPRLRIVVHEGRNHEVRELVKAAGLEIYSLKRVRIGGYRLPSDLGLGSYTELKQSDLKAIGWKS; translated from the exons ATGGTTTCATTAGCATCTTCTTCACTCTCATTTCTCTCAAAACCTTCGTTAATCTTCAACCCCATTCGCGCCATTCCTCGTATTTCATGTTCGCTTTCATCCAATTCCACTCCCAACGCCTCCTCTTCATCTTCATTTGAGTTCAACATCACATTCGCTCCCCCAAAACCCAAGCCCAAATCCGAAGTTGAAGACCCTTTTCAGTTCATCGATCGAAATACCGGCGGTCAGCTCTTCATTCCGTGGATAGTTCGCGGCGAAGATGGGAACCTCAAGCTCCAGTCTCATCCGCCTACACGGTTCCTTCATTCCATGTCGGAGGATGAAACCAAACCCAAGAAGAAGAAGGTTTCTGCTGGTAAACCCATAACCGAACCCCCTAAGCATTCGAAGGCTGCGCGAAGGTTTTATAATGAGAACATTAGGGAGTCGTCGCAACGTCTCAGTAAAGTTCTTGCTGCCGCTGGAG TGGCATCAAGACGGAGTAGTGAAGAGCTTATATTTGGAGGCCGCGTTACTGTTAATGGTTCTGTTTGCAATACTCCTCAG ACTCGGGTGGATCCTGCAAGAGACATTATTTACGTGAATGGAAATAGGCTTCCTAAGAAACTACCACCAAAAGTTTATCTAGCTCTGAACAAGCCAAAAGG GTATATTTGTTCATCTGGGAAAAAAGAGTCAAAGTCTGTGATAAGTCTATTTGATGATTATTTGAAGAGTTGG GATAAAACATATCCAGGGCAACCCAAACCACGGCTCTTTACAGTTGGCAGACTTGATGTTGCAACGACTGGGTTGATTATAGTGACAAATGATG GAGATTTTGCTCAAAGTATCTCACATCCTTCATCTGGTTTATCGAAGGA ATACATTGCAGCAATAGATGGCGATGTTAGTAAGCAGAACCTGATAGCAATTAGTGAGGGAACAACAATTGATGGTGTCCATTGCACACCGGATTCTGTGGAGTTGCTACCACGGCAGCCAGATATATCAAGGCCTCGTCTGCGTATCGTG GTACATGAAGGAAGGAACCATGAAGTTAGGGAACTTGTAAAAGCTGCTGGTCTAGAG ATCTATTCATTAAAGCGTGTAAGGATCGGTGGCTACAGACTTCCATCAGATTTGGG GCTTGGAAGTTACACTGAACTAAAGCAAAGTGACCTGAAGGCAATTGGTTGGAAAAGTTGA
- the LOC103496448 gene encoding putative ribosomal large subunit pseudouridine synthase SVR1, chloroplastic isoform X2: MVSLASSSLSFLSKPSLIFNPIRAIPRISCSLSSNSTPNASSSSSFEFNITFAPPKPKPKSEVEDPFQFIDRNTGGQLFIPWIVRGEDGNLKLQSHPPTRFLHSMSEDETKPKKKKVSAGKPITEPPKHSKAARRFYNENIRESSQRLSKVLAAAGVASRRSSEELIFGGRVTVNGSVCNTPQTRVDPARDIIYVNGNRLPKKLPPKVYLALNKPKGYICSSGKKESKSVISLFDDYLKSWDKTYPGQPKPRLFTVGRLDVATTGLIIVTNDGDFAQSISHPSSGLSKEYIAAIDGDVSKQNLIAISEGTTIDGVHCTPDSVELLPRQPDISRPRLRIVVHEGRNHEVRELVKAAGLEIYSLKRVRIGGYRLPSDLG; encoded by the exons ATGGTTTCATTAGCATCTTCTTCACTCTCATTTCTCTCAAAACCTTCGTTAATCTTCAACCCCATTCGCGCCATTCCTCGTATTTCATGTTCGCTTTCATCCAATTCCACTCCCAACGCCTCCTCTTCATCTTCATTTGAGTTCAACATCACATTCGCTCCCCCAAAACCCAAGCCCAAATCCGAAGTTGAAGACCCTTTTCAGTTCATCGATCGAAATACCGGCGGTCAGCTCTTCATTCCGTGGATAGTTCGCGGCGAAGATGGGAACCTCAAGCTCCAGTCTCATCCGCCTACACGGTTCCTTCATTCCATGTCGGAGGATGAAACCAAACCCAAGAAGAAGAAGGTTTCTGCTGGTAAACCCATAACCGAACCCCCTAAGCATTCGAAGGCTGCGCGAAGGTTTTATAATGAGAACATTAGGGAGTCGTCGCAACGTCTCAGTAAAGTTCTTGCTGCCGCTGGAG TGGCATCAAGACGGAGTAGTGAAGAGCTTATATTTGGAGGCCGCGTTACTGTTAATGGTTCTGTTTGCAATACTCCTCAG ACTCGGGTGGATCCTGCAAGAGACATTATTTACGTGAATGGAAATAGGCTTCCTAAGAAACTACCACCAAAAGTTTATCTAGCTCTGAACAAGCCAAAAGG GTATATTTGTTCATCTGGGAAAAAAGAGTCAAAGTCTGTGATAAGTCTATTTGATGATTATTTGAAGAGTTGG GATAAAACATATCCAGGGCAACCCAAACCACGGCTCTTTACAGTTGGCAGACTTGATGTTGCAACGACTGGGTTGATTATAGTGACAAATGATG GAGATTTTGCTCAAAGTATCTCACATCCTTCATCTGGTTTATCGAAGGA ATACATTGCAGCAATAGATGGCGATGTTAGTAAGCAGAACCTGATAGCAATTAGTGAGGGAACAACAATTGATGGTGTCCATTGCACACCGGATTCTGTGGAGTTGCTACCACGGCAGCCAGATATATCAAGGCCTCGTCTGCGTATCGTG GTACATGAAGGAAGGAACCATGAAGTTAGGGAACTTGTAAAAGCTGCTGGTCTAGAG ATCTATTCATTAAAGCGTGTAAGGATCGGTGGCTACAGACTTCCATCAGATTTGGGGTAA
- the LOC103496447 gene encoding uncharacterized protein LOC103496447, translated as MANSEEVGKSSIEEEVERDPSNFENGDGEDEDVEDEEEDEEYEDGNDEEPPQEKPVTDASRLLAQRSKLENLVERMRKEKVRLRVHDILIKGNTKTKDSLIEAEVEAIKNASTMQELLEAAGVANAKLQRLEIFDSVKITLDSGPPELPGTANVVIEVVETGNPLSGECGAYTKPAARSWTFEGSLKYKNWLGYGDLWDGSLAYGPNQTSEVSAGVYFPRLKRLVTPLVARLSLLSQDWLEFSSYKERSLGLSLGLYSTKYHDLGYNLGWRTITDPSQMASNSVRRQLGNSLLSSLKYTFKVDKRNSAVRPTSGYAFVSTSQVGGLAPDHRSLRFVRQEFDLRYAIPFGFDRAAMNFGVSAGVVFPWGNGFLNKPSSLPERFFLGGDLSPVCTIGGPTTVWGFKTRGMGPTEPRREVRDENKDENNDSLGRDFVGGDLAVTAFADLSFDLPIRWLREHGIHGHIFAGAGNLAKLTENEFRSFSFQKFMETFRTSVGVGVVVPTRLFRLEGNFYYILKQQEHDRGKTGFRFSISAPS; from the exons ATGGCGAACTCTGAGGAAGTTGGAAAAAGTTCGATTGAGGAGGAAGTAGAGCGAGACccttccaattttgaaaatggtgACGGAGAAGACGAGGATGTTGAAGATGAGGAAGAAGACGAGGAATATGAGGATGGCAATGATGAAGAACCGCCGCAAGAGAAGCCTGTTACGGATGCTTCAAGGTTGCTTGCTCAGAGGTCTAAGTTAGAGAATCTGGTTGAACGAATGAGGAAGGAGAAGGTCAGACTTCGGGTTCATGATATTTTGATCAAGGGGAACACGAAGACTAAGGATTCTCTAATCGAGGCTGAAGTGGAGGCTATTAAGAATGCTTCAACGATGCAAGAATTGCTGGAGGCCGCAGGCGTAGCCAATGCCAAGCTCCAGAGGCTGGAGATTTTCGACTCTGTCAAGATTACACTTGATTCAGGCCCGCCGGAGCTCCCTGGTACTGCAAATGTTGTTATTGAGGTCGTGGAGACGGGCAACCCTCTCTCCGGCGAATGCGGTGCTTACACAAAACCTGCG GCTCGTTCGTGGACTTTTGAAGGTTCTCTTAAGTATAAAAATTGGCTTGGATACGGGGATTTATGGGATGGCTCTTTGGCGTACGGTCCTAATCAAACATCTGAGGTGAGTGCTGGTGTTTATTTCCCTAGGCTGAAGCGATTGGTGACTCCTTTGGTGGCACGACTATCCCTACTTTCCCAAGATTGGTTGGAGTTTTCATCATACAAAGAGCGGTCTTTAGGTCTTTCTCTTGGTCTGTATTCAACAAAGTATCATGATTTGGGATACAACCTTGGATGGCGCACCATAACCGACCCTTCGCAGATGGCATCTAATTCAGTGAGGAGACAACTTGGAAATAGTTTACTTTCATCTCTAAAATATACTTTTAAGGTTGACAAGAGGAATTCAGCAGTGAGGCCAACTAGTGGATATGCTTTTGTTTCTACTAGTCAAGTTGGTGGTCTTGCACCTGATCACCGGAGCTTGCGATTTGTTCGTCAG GAATTTGATCTACGATATGCAATTCCTTTTGGCTTTGACCGTGCTGCCATGAACTTTGGAGTCTCTGCCGGTGTTGTTTTTCCTTGGGGAAATGGGTTTCTGAACAAGCCATCATCTCTTCCAGAGCGCTTTTTCTTAGGTGGTGATTTGTCTCCAGTATGCACCATTGGAGGCCCGACAACTGTATGGGGATTTAAGACGCGTGGAATGGGGCCAACTGAGCCAAGGCGCGAAGTGAGAGATGAAAATAAGGATGAAAACAATGATTCTCTTGGAAGGGATTTTGTTGGAGGAGATCTTGCAGTCACTGCTTTTGCAGATCTTTCGTTTGACCTCCCAATTCGCTGGTTAAGAGAACATGGAATCCATGGCCACATCTTTGCTGGTGCAGGCAACCTTGCAAAGTTGACCGAGAACGAGTTCCGCAGTTTCTCTTTCCAGAAGTTCATGGAAACATTTCGTACCTCTGTAGGAGTTGGGGTTGTGGTTCCAACAAGACTCTTCCGCCTAGAG GGGAATTTCTACTACATATTGAAGCAACAAGAACATGATCGTGGAAAAACTGGCTTTCGGTTTAGCATTTCTGCTCCATCATAA